The Thermoplasmata archaeon DNA segment TGAAGAACGGGACCCTCGATGCCCTGTACGTCGGTGCGGACCGGGGCATCGGCGTCCGGGTGCTGGCCCACGGCAGCCTGGGGTTCGCCGCGACCAACGCCCTCACCCGAGTGGACGTGAAGGCGATCGTGGACGACGCGGTCAAGATCGCGAAGGCCTCCCGGCGGAAGACGCCCATCACATTTGCCCAGGAGGAACCGATCACGACGGACTGGTCCGTCCCCGAGAAGACGAAGCTCGCGGACGTGACCATCGAGGAGAAGATCCAGGAGATCCAGGGTGTGGACAAGGCCATCATGGAGCTCGGCTTCAAGATCCCCGTCCGGTTCTTCCAGCTCGCCGACAACCGGATCACGAAGTACTTCGCGAACTCCGAGGGATCCAAGATCGGCTCGTACAGCCCGCGCCTCCGGGTCACGTACTTCCTGACCGTGGTGAACGGCGCCGACTCCGAGCAGACCCACCGCGACTACGGATGGTCCGGAGGATGGGAAGGGGTCCGGGAGTGGGGCCTGACGAACCGCGTGACTGAGGAGGCGAAGTCCATGCAGCGTTCCTTGACGGAGGGGAAGAAGTCCCCCGAGGGCAAGATGGACATTGTCGTCTCGCCCATGGTCTCCGGGATTGCGGCGCACGAGTCGTGCGGCCATCCCACAGAGGCGGACCGCGTCCTCGGGCGCGAGGCGAGCCAAGCCGGGAAATCGTTCATCGGGCCGGACGACTTGGGCATGAAGGTGGGCTCCGAGGTCGTCAACGTCTGCGACGACCCCACGGTCGAGCACGCGATCGCCTACTACGTCACGGACGACGAGGGCGTCCGGGCGCGTCGGCGGTACATGTACAAGGAGGGCCGCGTGAACGAGTTCCTCCAGAACCGCGAGACGGCGGCCGCGTTTTCGACGCGGAGCAACGGTGCCTCGCGGGCCGTGAACTACAACGTGGAGGCCATCGTGCGCATGGCGAACACGTTCGTGGAGCCGAAGGACCACAGCCTCGAGGAGCTCCTCGAGGGCGTCCACTTCGGCGTGTACATGAAGTCGTTCATGGAATGGAACATCGACGACAAGCGCTACAACGCGAAGTACGCGGGACGCGAGGCGTACCTTGTGGAGAACGGGGAGATCAAACACCCCGTGCGGCAGACGATCATCGAGCTGACCACGCCCACGTTCTGGTCCGCCGTCGATGCGGTGGGCAAGGACCTCGATTTCGAAGGCGGGTTCTGCGGCAAATCGGACCCGAGTCAGCCGCTCGACGCGAGCCTCGGAGGCCCGTCCATGCGCCTGCGCAACGTGTACCTGAGGTGAACCTATGGAGGACCTCGCCGGACGCATCGTCAAGAAGGCCCAGCAGCTCGGATGCCAGGACGCGGTCGCGGACCTCGTTGTGAACCGCGCCTTCCAGATTCGCTTCGGCCGGAACGAGCCCGTGATTAGCAGCCGATGGCGCGAGTCGTCCGCCTCCGTGTTCCTCGTGTACGACAAGCGGGTCGTGGCCACGGACCTGAAGGACCTTACGGACATCGACGCCTCCATGGATCGGCTCGTGAAGATCGCGAAAGCCTCCCAGCGCAACCCCGAGTACGCGGGAATCGCGAAGGGGCCGTTCCGGTACGGTCGAGTCCGGCCGGATCCCAAGGTCCTCGCCCTATCGGACGGCTCGAACTTCGTGGACGCGGCGGTCAACGGGGCGATGGCCCAGGGAGCGAAGGAGTGCGCGGGATCGTTCTGGCGGTACGAGGACGAGCACTTCCTCGCCACCTCGAACGGCGTGGAGGGCCATGACCACCGCGCCGGCCTCTACCTCTCGATCCGGGCCATGGTCTCTCTGGAGTCCAGCGGCCACGGCATCGCGTGCGCCTCCCGCCTCTCCCAGTTCGACCCCGAGAAGGCCGGACGCAAGGCAGGCCGGATCGCGGCCCTCGCGAAGAACCCCAAGGGCGGCACGGCAGGCCGATACACGGTCGTCTTCGACCCGCTCATCTTCGGCGCCCTCACGGACCAGGTCGCGGGACGTGCGAGCGCGTATTCGGTGCTGGCCGGGTTCTCCCCCTTTGGCAAGAAGGTTGGGAAGCGGGTGGCCTCGCCGGCCGTCACGATGTGGGACGACGGCTCGCAGGAATCGCTCAGCCGCAAGAAGTTCGACATGGAAGGCGTC contains these protein-coding regions:
- a CDS encoding TldD/PmbA family protein, with product MDGERDLVDFAVEYARQKGASYAEARFERQEPEQFTLKNGTLDALYVGADRGIGVRVLAHGSLGFAATNALTRVDVKAIVDDAVKIAKASRRKTPITFAQEEPITTDWSVPEKTKLADVTIEEKIQEIQGVDKAIMELGFKIPVRFFQLADNRITKYFANSEGSKIGSYSPRLRVTYFLTVVNGADSEQTHRDYGWSGGWEGVREWGLTNRVTEEAKSMQRSLTEGKKSPEGKMDIVVSPMVSGIAAHESCGHPTEADRVLGREASQAGKSFIGPDDLGMKVGSEVVNVCDDPTVEHAIAYYVTDDEGVRARRRYMYKEGRVNEFLQNRETAAAFSTRSNGASRAVNYNVEAIVRMANTFVEPKDHSLEELLEGVHFGVYMKSFMEWNIDDKRYNAKYAGREAYLVENGEIKHPVRQTIIELTTPTFWSAVDAVGKDLDFEGGFCGKSDPSQPLDASLGGPSMRLRNVYLR
- a CDS encoding TldD/PmbA family protein; the encoded protein is MEDLAGRIVKKAQQLGCQDAVADLVVNRAFQIRFGRNEPVISSRWRESSASVFLVYDKRVVATDLKDLTDIDASMDRLVKIAKASQRNPEYAGIAKGPFRYGRVRPDPKVLALSDGSNFVDAAVNGAMAQGAKECAGSFWRYEDEHFLATSNGVEGHDHRAGLYLSIRAMVSLESSGHGIACASRLSQFDPEKAGRKAGRIAALAKNPKGGTAGRYTVVFDPLIFGALTDQVAGRASAYSVLAGFSPFGKKVGKRVASPAVTMWDDGSQESLSRKKFDMEGVPTRRTAIIQKGILKTYLHNTSTAKRFKTKTTGNAGLISPDPHAVFVKPGDWSRDEIFSEVKDGLWLTNTWYTRYQSYVTGDLSTIPRDGIFRIRKGEVVETWKDIRLTDNLIRLMKNVVALGDASEQMMWWGEVSIPNFVPYALIKDVNITRSAE